One Phormidium ambiguum IAM M-71 DNA window includes the following coding sequences:
- a CDS encoding Maf family protein, with translation MTSNKMPKFILASASPARLRLLQNLGIEPIVLPSDFDESLVNISDPEELVKTLALRKGETVAAQKTAGLVLGCDSVLAIEGQIYGKPADAGEAISRWQQMRGKVGELLTGHALIDLECAKTLVRCQVTEVYFANVSDRQIAAYVATGEPLKCAGCFALEGKGGLFVEKIFGCHSNVIGLSLPLLRQMLNELGYDITDFWGLHTA, from the coding sequence ATGACTAGTAACAAAATGCCTAAATTTATTTTAGCTTCGGCTTCTCCAGCACGGCTTCGCTTGTTACAAAATTTGGGAATTGAACCAATTGTTTTGCCCAGTGATTTTGATGAGTCGCTAGTGAATATTAGCGATCCCGAAGAATTAGTAAAAACTTTAGCATTACGAAAAGGCGAAACAGTAGCAGCACAAAAAACAGCAGGGTTAGTATTAGGTTGTGATTCAGTTTTAGCAATTGAAGGGCAAATTTATGGAAAACCAGCTGACGCAGGTGAAGCGATCTCTCGTTGGCAACAAATGCGCGGAAAAGTTGGCGAATTGTTAACAGGTCATGCTTTAATTGACTTAGAGTGTGCTAAAACGTTAGTACGTTGTCAAGTGACAGAAGTTTATTTTGCTAACGTTAGCGATCGGCAAATCGCCGCTTATGTTGCCACAGGTGAACCCCTAAAATGCGCGGGATGCTTTGCATTAGAAGGTAAAGGTGGTCTTTTCGTAGAAAAAATTTTCGGTTGTCACAGCAACGTCATCGGACTCAGCTTACCTCTGCTGCGTCAGATGTTAAATGAACTCGGATATGATATCACCGACTTTTGGGGTTTACACACAGCTTAA
- a CDS encoding ABC transporter substrate-binding protein, which translates to MVKKKIFVLGILLSLCLVFLSSCQNSSNINKENDIVHLTLWQGINPPANRYVFEKLVDKFNKTHPDIQVESIFAGAVEQQLPKVLTAVVGNAPPDILTFYPQVTGQLVEMGAIRSLDDWLDKLPIKSEIFPSLLEELRLDGHLWSVPYYSGNIGIFYRPKLFAAAGITETPKTWEELREVAKKLTVDRNGDKRPEQYGMLLPLGKGEWTVFTWFPFLLSAKGEIVENNRPDLTNPGAIAALEFWQDLLKDGSATLSLPERGYEEDNFINGRVAMQLTGPWTYIMKSKVDYDVFPIPANKTRATVAGTGNLFLMKTTPEREQAALKFLEYILSEQFQTEFSIGTGFLPVNMKSAQSEAYQKFIAQKPVLKVFLEQMKWTGKRPIIAGYSRLSDSLGRAIEAALLGASPKKALQKAQERIEVIWDN; encoded by the coding sequence GTGGTCAAAAAGAAAATTTTTGTTTTAGGAATTCTCCTCAGCTTGTGTCTAGTATTTTTATCCAGTTGTCAAAATTCCAGCAATATCAATAAAGAAAATGATATAGTTCATTTGACACTATGGCAAGGTATTAATCCTCCTGCTAATCGGTATGTGTTTGAAAAATTGGTAGATAAATTCAACAAAACGCATCCTGATATTCAAGTTGAATCTATATTTGCTGGTGCAGTCGAACAGCAATTGCCAAAAGTTTTAACAGCAGTTGTTGGTAATGCTCCGCCAGATATTCTGACTTTTTATCCACAAGTTACAGGTCAGTTAGTAGAAATGGGAGCGATTCGATCGCTAGATGATTGGCTAGATAAATTACCCATTAAGTCAGAAATTTTTCCAAGCTTACTGGAAGAATTGCGGCTAGACGGACATCTTTGGTCAGTGCCATACTATAGCGGTAATATTGGGATTTTTTACCGACCAAAACTGTTTGCCGCAGCTGGAATTACCGAAACACCTAAAACTTGGGAAGAGTTGCGAGAAGTTGCCAAAAAATTAACTGTCGATCGCAATGGTGACAAGCGCCCGGAACAGTATGGAATGTTATTACCATTAGGTAAGGGAGAATGGACAGTGTTTACTTGGTTTCCTTTTTTGCTGAGTGCCAAAGGAGAAATAGTAGAAAATAATCGTCCTGATTTGACTAATCCAGGAGCGATCGCTGCCTTAGAATTTTGGCAAGATTTACTCAAAGATGGATCGGCGACACTTTCTCTTCCAGAACGTGGTTATGAAGAAGATAATTTTATTAACGGGCGTGTAGCAATGCAGTTAACAGGGCCTTGGACATATATCATGAAAAGTAAAGTTGATTATGATGTATTTCCCATCCCTGCTAATAAAACAAGAGCTACAGTCGCAGGCACCGGAAACTTATTTCTCATGAAAACCACGCCCGAAAGAGAGCAAGCGGCGCTGAAGTTTTTAGAGTATATTTTAAGTGAACAATTTCAAACTGAATTTAGTATCGGAACAGGTTTTTTGCCAGTTAATATGAAATCTGCCCAAAGTGAAGCTTATCAGAAATTTATCGCCCAAAAACCTGTGTTAAAAGTGTTTTTAGAACAAATGAAATGGACGGGAAAGCGACCAATTATTGCTGGATATAGCCGTCTCTCAGACAGTCTTGGTCGAGCTATTGAAGCAGCATTGTTAGGTGCGTCTCCCAAAAAAGCCTTACAAAAAGCCCAAGAGCGGATAGAAGTAATTTGGGATAATTAG
- a CDS encoding cobyrinic acid a,c-diamide synthase, whose amino-acid sequence MTEFNSLTTHFAESNTAKSMLEKLPPPAREWAESLPWEQRRYVLSLCHLLCAASPEVQADFLDDYTADGLVARMLEDRDAQQQLQNYLQRFYINTKIDQALLKSYVRQSFIHASQDLRRKPDLYLESALRLVLSNKERNSVFNYILGFELFKMIFQMSWAQHERLTALQKSPGNFVKYIIKPIQKSHRLNGIIVPKHEKVFFEKHDYFVQSPNISEKRLIDLVMFTFSNDAVSEFGFSIIRHPHSLMFDYEYIFQLEKDGIFTQGFGSE is encoded by the coding sequence ATGACTGAATTCAACTCTCTCACAACTCACTTTGCTGAATCCAATACTGCTAAAAGTATGCTGGAAAAATTACCCCCACCCGCCAGAGAATGGGCTGAAAGTCTACCTTGGGAACAACGTCGCTATGTATTGTCTTTATGTCACTTACTATGTGCAGCTTCCCCAGAAGTACAGGCTGATTTTTTAGATGATTACACAGCCGATGGATTAGTTGCACGAATGTTAGAAGATCGAGACGCGCAGCAACAATTACAAAACTATTTACAGAGATTTTACATTAATACAAAAATTGATCAAGCACTTTTAAAAAGCTATGTTCGGCAATCTTTTATTCATGCTTCTCAAGATTTACGCCGCAAACCTGATTTATATTTAGAATCAGCTTTACGTTTAGTTTTAAGTAATAAAGAGCGCAATAGCGTTTTTAACTATATCTTAGGATTTGAATTGTTTAAAATGATTTTTCAAATGAGTTGGGCGCAACATGAACGATTAACAGCTTTACAAAAATCTCCCGGCAATTTTGTTAAATATATTATCAAACCAATTCAAAAATCTCATAGGTTGAATGGAATCATTGTTCCCAAACATGAAAAAGTTTTCTTTGAAAAACACGATTATTTTGTTCAATCACCAAATATCTCCGAAAAGCGACTAATTGATTTAGTTATGTTTACTTTCTCTAATGACGCTGTTAGCGAATTTGGATTTTCCATCATTCGCCATCCTCATTCTTTAATGTTTGATTACGAATACATTTTTCAATTAGAAAAAGATGGCATTTTTACTCAAGGATTTGGCAGCGAGTAG
- a CDS encoding FkbM family methyltransferase, with protein sequence MDSRRINLLSVSIMNSNLIQEKIEKILSFVNKEYPDTSIVMYDVGARYGIHYLYTELLKYPNFSVIGFEPDEAEASKLNENNMSGIRQTFPVALAESEGTRTLYITKHPGCSSLYPPNTKVLNNYLISDLLEVVDTRSIDTISLDQFIDKFEVAKPHYLKLDIQGAEYDVLKGGKSALTNNVLGIFLETHLQEIYLGTGLFFDIHSLLTQLGFKLIYCQYNPNLGGEIVELDVAYVKNTNFLNTTADIMRAVIFCLVHSNLEFAANIVRGSTLDETMKMSILKILDQPLDLQERIVDSADLYINSKVELRKIQEDWWK encoded by the coding sequence TTGGATTCTCGTCGCATTAACTTATTGAGCGTTTCAATTATGAATAGTAACCTAATTCAAGAAAAAATTGAAAAAATTTTATCTTTTGTAAATAAAGAGTATCCCGATACATCAATAGTTATGTATGATGTTGGTGCTAGATATGGAATTCATTATCTCTATACAGAATTATTGAAGTATCCAAATTTTAGCGTCATTGGATTTGAGCCAGACGAAGCAGAAGCATCTAAACTGAATGAAAATAATATGTCTGGAATCAGACAAACATTTCCGGTTGCTTTGGCTGAATCTGAAGGAACTAGAACACTGTATATTACTAAACATCCTGGTTGCTCCTCTCTTTACCCTCCTAATACAAAGGTATTGAATAATTATTTAATATCGGATTTGTTGGAAGTTGTTGATACTAGATCGATCGACACTATATCACTTGATCAATTTATCGACAAATTTGAAGTTGCTAAACCTCATTACTTGAAACTTGATATTCAAGGAGCCGAATATGATGTACTCAAAGGAGGAAAATCAGCATTAACTAATAATGTATTGGGAATATTTTTAGAAACACACTTGCAAGAAATATATCTTGGAACTGGCTTATTTTTTGATATTCATAGCTTACTAACTCAGCTAGGGTTCAAATTAATTTATTGCCAATATAACCCTAATTTAGGAGGAGAAATTGTTGAATTGGATGTGGCTTATGTGAAGAATACTAATTTTTTAAATACCACAGCCGATATCATGAGAGCAGTGATATTTTGTCTAGTTCATAGTAATTTAGAATTTGCTGCTAACATAGTTAGGGGTTCGACTCTTGATGAAACTATGAAAATGAGTATTTTGAAAATTCTAGATCAACCCTTGGATCTTCAGGAGAGGATTGTTGATTCAGCAGATTTATACATTAATAGTAAAGTAGAACTAAGAAAAATTCAGGAAGACTGGTGGAAATAA
- the larB gene encoding nickel pincer cofactor biosynthesis protein LarB, with product MTQPEALQSLLEAVANGRVSPDVAMEKLKHLAFEQVGDFAKIDHHRQLRTGFPEVIWGPSKTPDQIAQIFQAMQQKNPVVMATRITPEVYAEIEEKVPHLYYYPSARICATVPAALEPQYSGTIGILSAGTADLPVAEEAAVTAELCGFQVQRLWDVGVAGIHRLLSNRHVIAQSHVLIVVAGMEGALPSVVAGLADCPVIAVPTSVGYGASFGGLAPLLTMLNSCAAGVGVVNIDNGFGAAILAGQILRTAQKIV from the coding sequence ATGACTCAACCTGAAGCATTACAATCTCTACTAGAAGCAGTAGCTAATGGTAGAGTTAGCCCAGATGTCGCAATGGAAAAACTCAAGCATTTGGCTTTTGAACAAGTAGGCGATTTCGCCAAAATCGATCATCATCGACAACTGCGAACCGGGTTTCCTGAAGTGATTTGGGGTCCTAGTAAAACACCAGATCAAATTGCCCAAATTTTTCAGGCGATGCAGCAAAAAAATCCTGTAGTAATGGCAACAAGAATTACGCCGGAAGTGTACGCCGAAATTGAGGAAAAAGTACCTCACCTTTACTACTACCCAAGTGCTCGAATTTGCGCGACGGTTCCTGCTGCTTTAGAACCTCAATATTCCGGGACAATTGGTATTCTTTCTGCGGGAACAGCTGATTTACCAGTTGCGGAAGAAGCGGCAGTTACCGCTGAACTTTGCGGTTTTCAGGTGCAGCGTCTTTGGGATGTAGGCGTTGCGGGAATTCACCGTTTATTGAGTAACCGTCATGTCATCGCCCAATCTCATGTTTTAATCGTGGTGGCGGGGATGGAAGGCGCTTTGCCTAGTGTGGTGGCGGGTTTGGCAGATTGTCCGGTGATTGCTGTTCCCACGAGTGTTGGTTATGGCGCAAGTTTTGGCGGTCTTGCTCCGCTATTGACAATGTTAAATTCTTGTGCTGCTGGAGTAGGTGTGGTGAATATTGATAATGGTTTTGGGGCGGCAATTTTGGCCGGACAAATTCTCAGAACGGCACAAAAGATAGTCTAA
- a CDS encoding glycosyltransferase family 4 protein — MQISAYKLLFISTPVGALGTGLGGGVELTLFNITKEMTRRGYKVEVIAPQGSVMQPFSVKEIPGELQIPGQTQTRTSPITMPKNSVLANMWEYARQVQAEYDLIVNFAYDWLPFYLTPFFHTPIAHLISMGSLTDAMDRIIEQVATKFPGTISFHTQIQAATFHLEQQCTCLLNGMDLSIYQFCNQPSQTLAWVGRIAPEKGLEDAVAAAKITGIPLKIFGMKQDESYWQKIFQDYPDTSIEYMGFLPTVELQQELGKCLALLVTPRWIEAFGNVAIEALACGVPLIAYRRGGLTEIVREGKTGFLVEPDSVQGLVDAIGRLKEIDRYACREQAEATYSLEAMGNRVEKWFKGILNR, encoded by the coding sequence ATGCAAATATCAGCATATAAATTATTGTTTATTTCCACTCCTGTTGGTGCGTTAGGTACAGGTCTTGGAGGTGGTGTGGAACTGACACTATTTAACATTACCAAAGAGATGACGCGACGAGGATACAAAGTGGAAGTTATCGCACCACAGGGGTCTGTCATGCAGCCATTTAGTGTGAAAGAAATTCCTGGGGAATTACAGATACCTGGACAAACACAAACCCGTACCAGCCCAATTACTATGCCAAAAAATTCTGTTTTGGCAAATATGTGGGAATATGCCAGACAAGTACAAGCTGAATATGATTTAATTGTTAATTTTGCTTACGATTGGCTTCCTTTTTATTTGACACCATTTTTTCATACTCCAATTGCTCATCTGATCAGTATGGGTTCTTTGACAGATGCAATGGATCGGATTATTGAACAGGTAGCAACTAAATTTCCAGGTACGATTAGCTTTCATACTCAAATACAAGCAGCGACTTTTCACTTGGAACAGCAATGTACTTGTTTGTTAAATGGTATGGATTTATCTATTTATCAGTTTTGTAATCAACCAAGTCAAACTTTAGCTTGGGTAGGTAGAATCGCACCGGAAAAAGGATTAGAAGATGCTGTAGCGGCAGCAAAAATCACGGGTATTCCTCTGAAAATTTTTGGGATGAAACAGGATGAAAGTTACTGGCAGAAGATTTTTCAAGACTACCCAGATACGTCGATCGAATACATGGGCTTTTTACCGACAGTTGAGTTACAACAAGAATTAGGTAAATGTCTAGCTTTGTTAGTAACTCCCCGTTGGATAGAAGCTTTTGGTAATGTTGCAATAGAAGCTTTAGCCTGTGGAGTGCCTTTAATTGCTTATCGGCGGGGTGGTTTGACAGAAATTGTCCGAGAGGGCAAAACTGGATTTTTGGTAGAACCGGATAGCGTGCAAGGTTTGGTGGATGCGATTGGTCGGTTAAAGGAAATCGATCGCTATGCTTGCAGGGAACAAGCAGAAGCAACATATTCTTTAGAGGCAATGGGCAATCGCGTGGAAAAATGGTTTAAAGGAATTCTCAATAGATGA
- a CDS encoding glycosyltransferase family 4 protein — translation MRIAQVAPLWERVPPPAYGGIELVVSLLTDELVRRGHEVTLFASGDSISLAKIESVHPRAIRLDPSVKEYGVYEMLQLSQVYERASEFDIIHSHMGVSALPYAKLVKTPTVHTLHGIFTPDNEKLFTYAKEQPYISISHTQKESRLGLNYVATVYNGIDVDSHKFYPQPDEPPYLAFLGRMSPEKGPHHAIAIAKAVGLPLKMAGKVDLVDEEYFATQIKPHIDGEQIQYTGEANHYQKNQLMGKALATLFPITWREPFGLVMVESMAAGTPVIAMNLGSTLEVIADGKTGFLCKDVAECIEAVKKIEKIDRHACREHIINNFSVKQMTNGYEAVYQQILAGQFERNGHLHTPVLTTAN, via the coding sequence ATGCGGATTGCTCAGGTTGCCCCACTCTGGGAAAGAGTGCCACCACCAGCATACGGCGGGATAGAATTGGTCGTTAGTTTACTAACTGATGAGTTGGTACGTCGTGGGCATGAAGTAACCTTATTTGCATCAGGAGATTCAATTAGTTTGGCTAAAATTGAATCCGTACATCCTCGTGCAATTAGACTCGATCCAAGTGTGAAAGAATACGGCGTTTATGAAATGCTGCAACTCAGTCAGGTTTATGAACGAGCATCAGAGTTTGATATCATTCATTCCCACATGGGTGTGTCAGCTTTGCCTTATGCCAAATTGGTGAAAACTCCCACCGTTCACACTTTGCATGGAATTTTTACTCCAGATAACGAAAAACTTTTTACCTACGCTAAAGAGCAACCTTACATCAGTATTTCCCATACCCAAAAGGAATCTAGATTAGGGTTAAATTATGTAGCAACGGTTTACAACGGAATTGATGTTGACAGTCATAAGTTTTATCCCCAACCTGATGAACCACCATATTTAGCTTTTTTGGGTCGGATGTCTCCAGAAAAAGGGCCTCATCATGCGATCGCAATTGCTAAAGCTGTAGGTTTACCATTAAAAATGGCGGGTAAAGTCGATCTAGTGGATGAGGAATATTTTGCAACCCAAATCAAACCACATATTGACGGCGAACAAATTCAATATACAGGAGAAGCAAATCACTATCAAAAGAATCAATTGATGGGTAAGGCGCTGGCGACGTTATTTCCAATTACTTGGCGCGAACCTTTTGGGTTAGTGATGGTTGAGTCTATGGCAGCTGGTACACCAGTAATTGCGATGAATTTAGGTTCAACTTTGGAAGTAATTGCAGATGGTAAGACAGGTTTCTTATGCAAAGATGTGGCGGAATGTATTGAGGCAGTGAAAAAGATTGAAAAAATCGATCGCCACGCTTGCCGAGAACACATTATCAATAACTTCAGTGTCAAACAAATGACTAATGGTTACGAAGCAGTTTATCAACAAATTTTAGCTGGACAGTTTGAACGCAACGGACATTTACATACACCTGTTCTCACAACAGCAAATTAA
- the psbP gene encoding photosystem II reaction center PsbP, protein MLKRIVVLLLVGLTITLSGCVSATGGLKSYIDTSEGYQFLYPNGWIQVQVSNGPDVVFHDLIEETENVSVVISPVASGKTLQDLGSPGEVGYKLSKSAIAPPGSGREAELINAEAREGGGKTYYLLEYAVKLPNKERHNLASVVINQGKLYTFNASTTEKRWQKIKNQFQQVVDSFQVY, encoded by the coding sequence ATGCTAAAACGAATTGTAGTGCTACTATTAGTGGGACTGACTATCACCTTGAGTGGCTGTGTTTCCGCAACCGGGGGCTTGAAAAGTTATATTGATACCAGCGAGGGATATCAGTTTTTATATCCTAATGGTTGGATTCAGGTGCAAGTATCAAATGGCCCTGATGTGGTATTTCATGATTTAATTGAAGAAACAGAAAATGTGAGTGTGGTAATTAGTCCTGTAGCATCTGGAAAAACTCTTCAAGATTTAGGAAGTCCAGGTGAGGTAGGATACAAATTATCGAAAAGTGCGATCGCACCTCCAGGATCGGGAAGAGAAGCAGAATTAATTAATGCCGAAGCAAGAGAAGGCGGCGGAAAAACTTATTACCTTTTAGAATACGCAGTGAAGTTGCCCAATAAAGAACGACATAATCTTGCTAGCGTAGTTATTAATCAAGGTAAACTTTACACTTTTAATGCTTCAACTACAGAAAAACGATGGCAGAAAATAAAAAATCAATTCCAACAAGTTGTTGATTCATTCCAAGTTTATTAA
- a CDS encoding cupin domain-containing protein → MTNINTISNMEPSPVLWQPKKIHRDLHIHASVLPTSLIWHQTNFTGILFGCFESDEEVQEHPVTMLTRFEPGGFFPLHGHPGGEEILVLEGNFQDETGVHPPGTYMLNPEGFNHHPFSNEGCLTFVKLRQHGGKTRQQVRTNIFELPWQTGTVAEIEVQPIYEQVGYPEKVWIERWQPGTKLSEVVETELKEIFVIQGTWSDDFGDYPTYSWLRYAPNCPYSPASKDGCLIYVKTYPADNTTRFIVGEDFRHPGETDV, encoded by the coding sequence ATGACAAACATTAATACTATTTCAAACATGGAACCTTCTCCAGTTCTGTGGCAACCCAAAAAAATACACAGGGACTTACACATCCACGCATCTGTACTACCAACTTCCTTAATTTGGCATCAGACAAACTTTACCGGGATTTTGTTTGGTTGTTTTGAGTCTGATGAAGAAGTTCAAGAACATCCAGTAACAATGTTGACTCGATTCGAGCCTGGTGGTTTTTTCCCGTTGCATGGTCATCCTGGTGGAGAGGAAATTTTGGTACTTGAAGGAAACTTCCAAGACGAAACAGGTGTGCATCCACCAGGAACTTATATGCTGAATCCTGAAGGCTTTAACCACCACCCCTTCAGTAATGAAGGATGTCTAACTTTTGTTAAATTACGCCAACACGGTGGCAAGACTCGTCAGCAAGTAAGAACGAATATTTTCGAGTTGCCTTGGCAAACTGGAACTGTGGCAGAAATTGAGGTTCAACCCATCTACGAGCAAGTGGGATACCCAGAAAAAGTCTGGATTGAACGGTGGCAGCCTGGTACTAAGTTATCTGAAGTCGTTGAGACTGAGCTTAAAGAAATCTTTGTTATCCAAGGAACTTGGAGTGATGACTTTGGGGATTACCCAACTTACAGTTGGCTACGGTATGCACCGAATTGCCCTTATAGCCCAGCTTCAAAAGATGGTTGTCTTATTTACGTTAAGACATATCCTGCCGATAATACAACGAGGTTTATTGTTGGGGAAGATTTTCGACATCCTGGGGAAACAGATGTATAG
- a CDS encoding diguanylate cyclase domain-containing protein, giving the protein MDHHSTDTKFIEKTRFCQALTLAIAQSVDFQSAIELILNRVCELTGWNYGEAWIPRLDGSALEYSPVWYGSINHLELFRKFSEALTFPPNVGLPGRVWVSKKPEWIPDVSRTAKAIFPRMKIALTSGLKASLAIPILVGDYVVAVLVFFMFKSKEEDNDLINLVSSITNQIGESFEQKRIQEVLKTQCRVLELIAEGVTVSDENTNILFVSDSFCQMLGYTSKELIGKKISVINNFLPKNFAQIPPELVSELNTQGYWSKELKNFQKNGNTLITNTRFSDLTISGKKYWVGVWENITTQKQVESELRKTQQKLAAAIDLLPGIPFFANNDPDWSIKSFGKDTEELTGYTITELLSGDKSYNDIIHPEYLTKVLLAIDVAIAKKQDYQVEYQICTKSGEEKWVWEKGRGVFDRQGVIISLEGIIIDITERKRAEEALRKAENKYRSIFENAVEGIFQTSVDGRYLIANPMLAQIYGYESTEELLLDFTDIKHQLYIDPNRRNEFMNLIEEQGAIWGFESEVYRKDGSIIWISENASGLYNSEGNLIGYEGTVIDITERKRAEAIIQYQAFHDLLTTLPNRALFNESLMISLQNDPTNQHKFAVMFLDLDRFKKINDTLGHAVGDRLLQNVAERLKNCLREGDTVARWGGDEFTILLTQINTIDDAGKVAQRIIDALKLPFFIDNHEINTSTSVGIAVYPEDGKDVDTLLKNADLALYTAKNNGRNNYQYYMLENHQSIFQTVLIQPNI; this is encoded by the coding sequence ATGGATCACCATTCTACTGACACTAAATTTATAGAAAAAACTAGATTTTGCCAAGCGCTCACTTTGGCGATCGCCCAATCAGTAGATTTCCAAAGTGCGATCGAATTAATCTTAAATCGAGTATGTGAATTGACAGGTTGGAATTATGGAGAAGCTTGGATTCCTCGGCTTGATGGCTCGGCTTTAGAATATAGTCCGGTTTGGTACGGTAGTATCAATCATCTAGAATTATTCCGAAAGTTTAGTGAAGCATTAACTTTTCCCCCAAATGTGGGTTTACCTGGGCGAGTTTGGGTATCTAAAAAACCAGAATGGATTCCAGATGTCTCTCGAACAGCAAAAGCAATTTTTCCTCGAATGAAAATAGCCTTAACTTCCGGGTTAAAAGCTAGTTTGGCAATTCCGATTTTGGTGGGAGACTATGTTGTCGCAGTTTTAGTATTTTTTATGTTCAAATCTAAGGAAGAAGATAATGATTTAATAAATTTAGTTTCTAGTATTACTAATCAAATAGGTGAATCCTTTGAGCAAAAAAGAATTCAGGAAGTATTAAAAACTCAGTGTCGAGTCCTAGAACTTATTGCAGAGGGTGTGACTGTTTCTGATGAAAACACTAATATATTATTTGTTAGTGATTCGTTTTGCCAGATGCTTGGCTATACATCAAAAGAGTTAATTGGCAAAAAAATATCAGTTATTAATAACTTTTTACCTAAAAATTTTGCCCAAATCCCACCAGAATTGGTTTCCGAATTAAATACCCAAGGATATTGGTCAAAAGAACTAAAAAATTTTCAAAAAAATGGAAATACGCTAATTACTAATACTCGTTTTTCCGATTTAACAATTTCTGGAAAAAAGTATTGGGTGGGAGTTTGGGAAAATATTACTACCCAAAAACAAGTAGAATCAGAACTACGAAAAACTCAACAAAAATTAGCAGCTGCAATTGATTTATTGCCTGGGATTCCTTTTTTTGCCAATAACGATCCTGATTGGTCAATTAAATCTTTTGGTAAAGATACTGAGGAATTAACAGGTTATACAATTACAGAATTATTGTCAGGTGATAAATCTTATAACGATATAATACATCCTGAATATTTAACAAAAGTTTTACTGGCTATTGATGTGGCGATCGCTAAAAAACAAGATTACCAAGTTGAATATCAAATTTGTACGAAGTCGGGTGAAGAAAAATGGGTATGGGAAAAAGGTAGGGGAGTATTCGATCGCCAAGGTGTAATCATAAGTTTAGAAGGAATTATAATTGATATTACCGAAAGAAAACGAGCAGAAGAAGCATTACGCAAAGCCGAAAATAAGTATCGCAGTATTTTTGAAAATGCTGTAGAAGGAATTTTTCAAACTTCTGTAGATGGCAGATACTTAATTGCTAATCCGATGTTAGCTCAGATTTATGGTTATGAATCTACAGAAGAATTATTGTTAGATTTCACAGATATTAAACATCAACTATATATCGATCCTAATCGGCGAAATGAATTTATGAATTTAATTGAAGAACAAGGTGCTATTTGGGGTTTTGAGTCAGAAGTTTATCGTAAAGATGGCAGCATAATTTGGATTTCTGAAAATGCTTCCGGTTTATATAATAGTGAAGGAAATTTGATTGGTTACGAGGGGACAGTAATCGATATTACTGAACGTAAACGAGCCGAAGCAATAATTCAATATCAAGCATTTCATGACTTACTAACAACTTTACCTAATCGAGCTTTGTTTAATGAAAGTTTAATGATATCGCTACAAAACGATCCGACAAATCAGCATAAATTTGCGGTCATGTTTCTCGATTTAGACCGCTTTAAAAAAATCAATGATACTCTAGGTCATGCAGTAGGCGATCGCTTATTACAAAATGTTGCTGAAAGGTTAAAAAATTGTCTGCGCGAAGGAGATACGGTTGCTCGTTGGGGAGGCGATGAATTTACGATATTACTAACGCAGATCAATACTATAGATGATGCTGGTAAAGTTGCTCAAAGAATTATTGATGCCCTTAAATTACCATTTTTTATAGACAATCACGAAATTAATACTAGTACCAGTGTTGGTATCGCTGTTTATCCTGAAGATGGCAAAGATGTTGATACTCTCTTAAAAAACGCTGATTTAGCTTTGTACACAGCGAAGAACAATGGCAGAAACAATTATCAGTATTATATGCTGGAAAATCATCAATCAATCTTCCAAACAGTCCTAATTCAACCTAATATTTAA